One window of the Paraburkholderia sp. PGU19 genome contains the following:
- a CDS encoding enoyl-CoA hydratase — MDIEITRTHDVQTIAFTRPEKKNAITAAMYQTMADALVEAQQDPATRAVLIRGSAGIFSAGNDLEDFMKQPPVSDDAPVFQFLRAISSAEKPLVASVAGAAVGIGTTLLLHCDLVYAGDTATFSLPFAQLGLCPEAASSLLLQRVAGYQGAAEKLMLGEPFDAKEAQRMGFVNRILPAAEVDAFALQQAQKLAALPASSLRVTKQLMKRAAQHEIQTQMTDEAVHFAKMLLAPEAKEAFKAFFEKRKPDFRQFS, encoded by the coding sequence ATGGACATCGAAATCACCCGCACACACGACGTGCAAACAATCGCCTTCACCCGCCCGGAAAAGAAAAACGCAATCACAGCAGCGATGTACCAAACGATGGCCGACGCGCTGGTCGAAGCGCAACAAGACCCGGCCACCCGCGCGGTGCTAATCCGCGGTAGCGCGGGAATCTTCAGCGCCGGCAACGACCTCGAAGACTTCATGAAGCAACCGCCCGTCAGCGACGACGCCCCGGTCTTCCAGTTCCTGCGGGCCATCAGCTCGGCAGAAAAACCACTAGTGGCATCAGTAGCCGGCGCAGCCGTAGGCATCGGCACAACGCTGCTGCTGCATTGCGACCTGGTCTACGCCGGCGACACAGCGACCTTCTCGCTGCCATTCGCGCAACTGGGCCTGTGCCCGGAAGCCGCATCGTCGCTGCTGCTGCAACGCGTCGCGGGCTATCAGGGCGCAGCGGAAAAGCTGATGCTCGGCGAACCGTTCGACGCCAAAGAAGCGCAACGCATGGGCTTCGTGAACCGCATCCTGCCCGCGGCCGAAGTCGACGCATTCGCGCTGCAGCAGGCGCAAAAGCTGGCCGCCTTGCCAGCATCGTCGCTCCGCGTAACCAAGCAGTTAATGAAGCGCGCCGCGCAGCACGAAATCCAGACCCAAATGACCGACGAAGCCGTGCATTTCGCCAAGATGCTGCTCGCACCCGAAGCGAAGGAAGCGTTCAAGGCATTCTTCGAGAAGCGCAAACCGGACTTCCGCCAGTTCAGCTAA